The following proteins are co-located in the Silene latifolia isolate original U9 population chromosome 1, ASM4854445v1, whole genome shotgun sequence genome:
- the LOC141642992 gene encoding uncharacterized protein LOC141642992, protein MTGPTASGIPKVEFIPPSSPLYLHPNESTSLSLTPKKFNGENYDLWADAVRNALNAKNKLAFIEGKVKKPITPDGQEESLEAVAWQQCNAMLKAWIRCSIDEDLHASISFTGTIMEVWKELKERYAAGNAPRVHQLKEELSDCKQNKDQSVVQYYTNLKTIWDELASYSKVPPCTCGAANEMLKEREEEKVHQFLMGLDTSLYGHIRSNLLMDDEVASLSRAYALVLREERHKAVTKGKEEVLEATAAMAARVTDGTAPARARVNNNSFDKEEPEIFHCGYCGKPWHKEENCWDKPGNQGRGRGRGGRGRHGRG, encoded by the coding sequence ATGACGGGACCAACTGCATCCGGCATACCCAAGGTAGAATTCATTCCACCATCATCTCCACTTTATCTTCATCCAAATGAAAGCACCAGTTTATCATTAACTCCCAAGAAGTTTAATGGAGAGAATTATGATTTATGGGCCGATGCTGTAAGAAATGCTCTTAACGCGAAAAACAAATTGGCGTTTATCGAAGGCAAAGTTAAGAAGCCTATCACACCTGACGGTCAAGAGGAGTCCCTCGAAGCAGTGGCGTGGCAACAGTGCAACGCCATGCTCAAGGCATGGATAAGATGTTCGATTGACGAAGATTTACATGCTAGTATCAGTTTTACGGGTACTATCATGGAAGTTTGGAAGGAATTGAAGGAGCGGTATGCTGCTGGAAACGCCCCTAGAGTGCATCAATTGAAGGAGGAATTAAGCGACTGCAAGCAAAATAAAGATCAGTCCGTGGTTCAATATTACACAAATTTGAAAACCATATGGGATGAATTAGCAAGTTATAGCAAAGTGCCTCCGTGCACTTGTGGAGCGGCTAATGAAATGCTCAAAGAACGTGAAGAGGAGAAGGTACATCAGTTCCTTATGGGACTAGACACAAGCCTTTATGGGCACATCCGATCAAACTTGTTAATGGATGATGAAGTTGCCTCGCTGAGTAGGGCTTATGCCCTAGTATTGAGAGAAGAACGGCATAAAGCCGTAACAAAGGGAAAAGAAGAAGTACTTGAAGCAACTGCGGCCATGGCGGCTAGAGTCACAGATGGAACTGCTCCTGCTCGTGCTCGGGTGAATAACAACTCTTTCGACAAAGAGGAACCAGAAATTTTCCATTGCGGGTATTGCGGAAAACCATGGCACAAAGAGGAAAATTGCTGGGATAAACCGGGAAATCAAGGCAGGGGAAGAGGCCGCGGTGGCCGTGGACGGCATGGTAGAGGCTGA